DNA from Algisphaera agarilytica:
CCCTCACCCCAGCCCTCTCCCGGAGGGAGAGGGAGTAAAGCCAGCCTTCACTTGTTCATGTGAGAAGGTATGGGCATAACGACAACCGCCGAGCGGGTGACGCTCGGCGGTTGCGGTTTGATTCGATGGTTGCGGCGAAGCTTACTTCGCGACGTTGGCCTCTTCGGCGTTGACCGGGGTGCGGCCGACGCTGAAGTAGGTGAAGCCTTCGTCCTGCAGCAGTTGCGGGTTGTAGAGGTTCCGGCCGTCGAACACGATCGGCGAACCCATCAGCGAACGCATCTTGCCGAAATCGGGCTGCTTAAACTCGGGCCAATCGGTGCAGATGACCAGCGCGTCGGCGCTGCCGAGGGTGGCGTAGAGGTCGTCGTGGTAGCCGATGGAGTCGCCCAGCACGATCTGGGTGGTCTCGTGGGCCACGGGGTCGTGGGCTTCCACGGTGGCGCCGGCGTCGACCAGCTTATTGGCGATGGTCAGGGCGGGGGCTTCGCGGACGTCGTCGGTGCCGGGCTTGAAGGCCAGGCCCCACATCGCGATCTTCTTGCCCGACAGGTTTTCTTCGCCGCCGAAGAACTCGACGATCTTGTCGTAGAAGTTCAGGCGTTGCTGCTGGTTCACGTCGTGGACGGCTTTGAGGAGGGGGGTCGGGGTTTCCGACTCGATGCCCATGCTGACGCAGGCGAGCGTGTCCTTGGGGAAGCACGATCCGCCGTAGCCCAGGCCGGGGTAGAGGAACTTGTTGCCGATGCGGGCGTCGCTGGTCATGCCGCGCCAGACCTCGTCGACGTTGGAGCCGTAGGCTTCGCAGAGGTTGGCGATCTCGTTGATGAACGAGATCTTGGTGGCGAGCATCGCGTTGGCGGCGTACTTGACCATCTCGGCCGAGGGCACGTCCATCACGAAGATGGGGTGGCCGTTGCGGACAAACGGCTCGTAGAGCTTACGCATCCGGCCGCCGGTGCCTTCGTCGTTGACGCCGACCACTACCCGGTCGGGCTTGTTGAAGTCGTTGATCGCGGCGCCTTCTTTGAGGAACTCGGGGTTCGAGGCCATGTAGAAGGGCTTGTTCGTTTCCGCGGCGATGGCCTGGCGGACCTTCTCGTTGGTGCCGACGGGCACGGTCGACTTAACCACGATGATCTTGCCGCGGCGTTCTTCGAGCTCGCCGCCGGTTGCGCCGGGGGCGTTCTCGATGGCCTTGCCGATGTCGCTGGCGGCGGCCAGGACGTACTTCAGGTCGGCGTGGCCCATCTCGTCCGAAGGCGTGCCCACGCAGATGAAGATCATCTCGGCGTTGGTGTAGGCCTGGGTCTTGTCAGTCGTGAAGTGCAGACGGCCGGCCTTGTGGTTGCGGTCGATCAGCTCGTCGAGGCCGGGCTCGTAGATCGGGCTGATGCCGTTGTTGAGCTTCTCGATCTTCGCGGGATCAACGTCGAGGCAGGTCACCTCGTTGCCGATGTTCGAGAAGCAGGTGCCGGTCACGAGTCCGACATAGCCGGTGCCAACCATGGTGATACGCATGGAAACTGTCCTTCTTGCTGCCGACCGTCGGGTCGAGCGATGAAAAATGTCGGTCCCTGATCTGTGGGCCGATTAGTGAGACCCCGCTGCGATCCGTTCGCCGAGCGAGAGTCCCACCCTATTTGTCGGCCGAATGCCTCAGCCGCTTCACGGAGCGGGTCTTATCGGCCAGCAGACCCGAAATCCGCGGCGTTGCACCACGGGCCTCGGCACCGCAGTGCCACCCACTCCAACCGGCCGTACCCACGGCCAGCCTACCCATTGAAACACGCAATCCCCGGCCGAGCAACACAACCTGCCCCGCAATCTTTCGCCACCCCGCGCAAAGGCCGGTCTGTGCCGAAAACCCATTATCCGGACCTCCGATTCGCCACTAAGCGTTGTCCCTAGCCCCGCCGATTCGCAACGCCCCGCAACCCGACTATCATGTCCCATCTGACCCGATAAACCGGGACGCTCCATCCCCTTACACGAGATTTACCCCGACCATGGCCGACAAGCCCGCCAAGAAGCCCCGCCCCGTCAAACTCCCCGAGCCCCTCCTCCAGACCCCCGAGGACCAGCTCTCCCACGACGAGCACTTCAAGATCAACTCCAAAGGCGTCGTCGGCCCCCTCCCCGAACGCTACCGCGACCACGACACCCTCGACCTCGAAAAAGAGTCCGAGTTCCTCTCCAAGTCCCACGGCCTCTACCTCGAGTACAACCGCGCCAAGACCGGCCGCGAAAAGGACTGGATGTACATGGTCCGCGTCACCGTCCCCGGCGGCGGCGCGTTCAACGCCGACCAGTGGGCCATCCTCGACAAGGTCGCCGACGACTACTGCCACCACAACCCCTACGGCGGCAACTCCCTCCGTCTCACCACCCGGCAGAACATCCAGTACCACTGGCTCCGCAAGCCCGAGGTCATGTCGCTCGTCCAGGACGTCGCCAAGACCGGCTTCTACACCCTCAACGGCTGCGGAGACAACGTCCGCAACGTCATGGGCTGCCCGCTCTCCAAGTTCACCACCCTCGAAGGCGCTTCCGCCTTCGACCTCGCCCACCAATACGGCACCTACTTCCGCCTCCCCGCCGCGCCGCACATCCAGGTCTTCGCCGTCGACCCCAACGACATCGACGACACCGGCGTGGGGTACGACTACGGCAAGCAGCTACTCAACCGCAAGTTCAAGATCGCCTTCAGTACCGCCCACCGCGACCCCGACACCGGCGCGATCACCTACGACAACTGCACCGAGATCCGCACCAACGAGATCGGCGTCGCCCCCCTCGTCGAAGGCACCGGCTCCGACGCCAAGGTCGTCGGCTACCAGGTCTACGTCGGCGGCGGCCAGGGCGAAAAGAAAGGCAAGCCCACCTTCGCCGCCCACGGCAAACCTCTGGGCATCTTCACCCCCGAAGAACTCATGCCCGGCCTCAAGGCCATCGTCGACGTTCACAAAGAATGGGGCGACCGCAAAAACCGCGTCTGGGCCCGCATGAAGTACGTCGTCTGGAAGCAGGGCATCGCGTGGTACCGCGACCAGGTCAAAGCCCTGGGCGCCTCCTTCGACCTGCCTAACGAAGACCACCACCCCGGCGAACGCAACCTCCACACCGGCTGGTCCAAGCAGGAGTCCAACGGCAAGTGGGCCTACGGCGCTTACATCGAATGCGGCCGCCTCACCGACGGCGTCTACATCGACCCCGCCAAGACCGCCGCCGAACGCGGCAAAGAAGCCCCCACGGGGCGTGCGGACTTCAGTCCGCATGAAGCCCCGCGCCTCCGCGCCATGGTCCACGCCGCCCTCCAATCCTTCCCCGGCACCGAGGTCATGGTCACCCCCAACCAGGACCTGCTCTTTACCAACATCGACGAAGCCGCCAAGGAAGACTTCACCGCCAAGCTCGCCGAGTTCGGCCACGGCACCCGCCGCGGCAAAACCTACTCCACGCTCCGCGTCCTCTCGGGCGCCTGTGTCGGGCTGCCCACCTGCCGCCTGTCCTACACCGACTCCGAGCAGTTCGAGCCCGAGCTCCTCGACGAGCTCGAAGACCGCGGCTACGGCGACATGGCCGAGTCCATCGGCATCACCGGCTGCGAACGCCAATGCTTCCGACCCGCCACCAAGACCCTCGGCTGGATCGGCTCCGGCGGCGACAACTACGCCCTCAAGCTCGGCGGCTCCGAAGACGGCTCCACCCAGGGCCACTGGCTCACCGACGGCCAACTCCAGTTCCTCTCCGCCGTCCCCCGCGAACGCGTCGCCGACGTCTGTGCCACCCTCTTCGACTGGTACAAAACCGACCATCTCGCCGAAGGCGTGCGGGCTTCAGCCCGCATGGACGACGACACCAAGTCCCCCGAAAAAATGGGCCCGTTCATCCACCGCATGGGCTACGCCGCCGTCCTCGAAAAACTCAAAGCCGACGAGCGCACCGCCGACCTCCTCGAGAAACGCAACCCCGCGATGGTCTTCGACCCCTACATCGAGAAGAACCTCGTCGAGACGACTTCCTAACCCGCTGACGAAAAGGCCGGCCGTCACCCCCTCTCCCCCCGGGAGAGGGACGGGGTGAGGGCACACGAGTCCCGCAAGACCACCACCCCAAGCACAGGAATCTTTCTGTGCCTATCATGTGGTGCGTCTTGATTTAAGTACTTCAGCATCACCTCTCCAGGAAAAAGTCGCCATGCCTGCCCCGAACATCTGTGCTCGTTTCTCCGCAGTCGCCATCGCCCTCATCCTCGCGGCGTTCACTTCCACCGCCGTCGCCCTCCCCCCAGCCCCCGAAGGCTACAAGTGGGAAAAACAAGAAGCCTTCTCCGACGAGTTCAACGGCGACGAGCTCGACAAATTCAAGTGGCGCACCTACCACCCGTTCTGGCACACCGGCCGAGCCCCCGGCCGATTCACCGCCGACACCATCTCCGTCAAAGACGGCAAGCTCCAGATCAAAAACCGCATGCTCGACCAGCCCCAGGACGGCTACACCATCGCCTGCGGCTCGGTCACCTCCATCAGCGAAGACGCCCACTACGGCTACTACGAGGTCAGCATGAAGGCCTCCTCGGTCAACCTCTCCTCCACCTTCTGGTTCACCAACCGCCCCCACTACGGCGTCCACCACGAGATCGACGTCATCGAGGCCGTCGGCGGCGACCCGAAATTCGAAATCATGCGCCTCGGCATGAAGTCCAACACCCACACCTTCACCGACAAGGGCCAGCAGTTCTCCCAAGGCGGCAGCACCAAGCTGAACGTCCCCGCCGACGAAGCGTTCCAGCGCTACGGCATGTGGTGGAAAGACGCCAACACCATCGACATGTACTACGAAGGCGAATACGCCTTCACCATCCACCCCAAGACCGACGTCTCCGACACCCCCTTCGACCGCCCGATGTTCATGTGCCTCGTCACCGAAACCTACGACTGGCAACCCCCGCCCACCGCCGAAGACCTCGCCGACGACACCCGCAACACCACCTACTACGACTGGGTCCGGGCCTATCGCCTCGTGCCGATTAAAGAGCACGCTGCCGAGTAACGGCATCTCACCATCTGCTTTCGGCCCGCCCCAGGCAGAGGCCGCTTTAAACGGACCCTGTTATCATGCAACAGATGATTTTCGGATACTCATTTCCTCAATCATGCTTTACCTTTATCCGCAATACACCGCCAACTTCTGCGCCAACCTGTTCGAGAGATACAAAGCCAAATGGTTGGAAGCAGAAGCTGCTAAACTAGAAATCGAACCCATGGACCTCTTTTTACCTGCATGGACTACGCCGCCGTGCTGGAGAAACTCAAAGCCGACGAACGCACCAGCGACCTCTTCGAGAAGCGTAATTCGAAGAAGCTGTTCGACCCGTATGCTGAGCAAACATTTTTCTGATAGTTACCTTTGGCTGTCGTAAAGGCAAAAAATGCTTCAGAGATTAATTGTAGAGAACTTCAGATCGATAGAACGGGCTGAGATTGATTTATCTAGTCCGACGATTGCATTTGTAGGCCGAAATGGTGCAGGCAAGACTAACGTTCTTCATGCAATATTGCTGGCTGCAAAATCATGCGTAGGTGATAACAGTCATGGGTATTTGCCGAGGCCTCATCGTACGGATAGGCCGTTGCACTTTGACCTTACGTTTAAGATTGATGGTCATGTCTATAGATACATATACGACCGACATTTTAACAGTAATGAAGATTTTGAATTAAAAGAATCGATGGAAGTCAATGGGCAAAGTATTTTCGATCGAAAAGACTTGACGATAACTACAGAACTAGACGGTTATCGCAGTATTAAACTCGCAGAGCAAACCTCTGCTATGGAAGGCCTGTTGGCACTAGTTCCCGATGATGTGCAAGGCCTAAATACCCTACGTATTGCCAAGGGGTACCTCGAATCTGTCAGGTATTATCCCCTCGCTCAACGGTTCGAAGAGCATCGCATGCCAAGAAGCCCTTTGATTACGGCGCAAGAGTTTGATGCTTGGTTCACGGACCCTGAAAAATCAGATCGTGTGCGGTCAGTTCAATTTCGGATTATTGCCATGTCCGAACATTTTCCAGAAAAATTGGAGGAATTGCAGGTCATACTTGGCGACAAAGGGCTTGGGTTGATTTCTGAAATTCAAGTCGGGAAAGTAGAAATTCCAGAGTCGGAGTCAACTTCAAATTTGGAGAATAAGGTTAATAATCATGCATATATTGTTGGCTTTACGCCGGGATATGGCATCGCAGGATCTGAACGGAATTTTTGGGCTTTGGGGCTATCGGCCGGTACGCTAAGAGTTTTGCAACTTCTGACGTTTCTTATTTATGACGAATCGAGTTGCGCGCTTATGGAGCAGCCGGAGGATTCTGTGCATGATGGGTTGCTCGTCAAAGTGATTGATGTTTTAAAAGCATATTCTCACAAAACTCAGTTGCTTTGCACTACACATTCGGCTGGAATCATGAATTCATTTGACTCAACAATGATTCGGCTCGTTTCGGCAGATGAGCGGGGCCTCACAAATGTCAATAGCCTTTCTGAGTCTGAGGTTATTTGTGCGCAACAGTATCTTGAAGATGAAGGTTCGTTGTCTGAGTTTCTTGAGGGGTTGCAATGAAACTTGCCATATTGGCTGAGGATGTAAGTGACTGTGATGTGCTCAAAAATGTAGTGCGTTTACTTGAACCTGGTATCGGTTTTTCATTTAAAGCTAAGGGTTACAATGGTTGCTCTGGTCTTCTCAGAAAGGGGTTTAGGGATATGAAGTCGTGGCACCAGCAAGGTGTTGATCGGTTTCTGATCTGTCACGATGCTGACTCGAATTCTCCTGAAGATGTATGTGCTAAAGTAAAGCGTGATGTGATTCGGAAATCTGGTGCGACTTGTT
Protein-coding regions in this window:
- a CDS encoding UDP-glucose dehydrogenase family protein yields the protein MRITMVGTGYVGLVTGTCFSNIGNEVTCLDVDPAKIEKLNNGISPIYEPGLDELIDRNHKAGRLHFTTDKTQAYTNAEMIFICVGTPSDEMGHADLKYVLAAASDIGKAIENAPGATGGELEERRGKIIVVKSTVPVGTNEKVRQAIAAETNKPFYMASNPEFLKEGAAINDFNKPDRVVVGVNDEGTGGRMRKLYEPFVRNGHPIFVMDVPSAEMVKYAANAMLATKISFINEIANLCEAYGSNVDEVWRGMTSDARIGNKFLYPGLGYGGSCFPKDTLACVSMGIESETPTPLLKAVHDVNQQQRLNFYDKIVEFFGGEENLSGKKIAMWGLAFKPGTDDVREAPALTIANKLVDAGATVEAHDPVAHETTQIVLGDSIGYHDDLYATLGSADALVICTDWPEFKQPDFGKMRSLMGSPIVFDGRNLYNPQLLQDEGFTYFSVGRTPVNAEEANVAK
- a CDS encoding nitrite/sulfite reductase, with amino-acid sequence MADKPAKKPRPVKLPEPLLQTPEDQLSHDEHFKINSKGVVGPLPERYRDHDTLDLEKESEFLSKSHGLYLEYNRAKTGREKDWMYMVRVTVPGGGAFNADQWAILDKVADDYCHHNPYGGNSLRLTTRQNIQYHWLRKPEVMSLVQDVAKTGFYTLNGCGDNVRNVMGCPLSKFTTLEGASAFDLAHQYGTYFRLPAAPHIQVFAVDPNDIDDTGVGYDYGKQLLNRKFKIAFSTAHRDPDTGAITYDNCTEIRTNEIGVAPLVEGTGSDAKVVGYQVYVGGGQGEKKGKPTFAAHGKPLGIFTPEELMPGLKAIVDVHKEWGDRKNRVWARMKYVVWKQGIAWYRDQVKALGASFDLPNEDHHPGERNLHTGWSKQESNGKWAYGAYIECGRLTDGVYIDPAKTAAERGKEAPTGRADFSPHEAPRLRAMVHAALQSFPGTEVMVTPNQDLLFTNIDEAAKEDFTAKLAEFGHGTRRGKTYSTLRVLSGACVGLPTCRLSYTDSEQFEPELLDELEDRGYGDMAESIGITGCERQCFRPATKTLGWIGSGGDNYALKLGGSEDGSTQGHWLTDGQLQFLSAVPRERVADVCATLFDWYKTDHLAEGVRASARMDDDTKSPEKMGPFIHRMGYAAVLEKLKADERTADLLEKRNPAMVFDPYIEKNLVETTS
- a CDS encoding family 16 glycosylhydrolase — encoded protein: MPAPNICARFSAVAIALILAAFTSTAVALPPAPEGYKWEKQEAFSDEFNGDELDKFKWRTYHPFWHTGRAPGRFTADTISVKDGKLQIKNRMLDQPQDGYTIACGSVTSISEDAHYGYYEVSMKASSVNLSSTFWFTNRPHYGVHHEIDVIEAVGGDPKFEIMRLGMKSNTHTFTDKGQQFSQGGSTKLNVPADEAFQRYGMWWKDANTIDMYYEGEYAFTIHPKTDVSDTPFDRPMFMCLVTETYDWQPPPTAEDLADDTRNTTYYDWVRAYRLVPIKEHAAE
- a CDS encoding AAA family ATPase, giving the protein MLQRLIVENFRSIERAEIDLSSPTIAFVGRNGAGKTNVLHAILLAAKSCVGDNSHGYLPRPHRTDRPLHFDLTFKIDGHVYRYIYDRHFNSNEDFELKESMEVNGQSIFDRKDLTITTELDGYRSIKLAEQTSAMEGLLALVPDDVQGLNTLRIAKGYLESVRYYPLAQRFEEHRMPRSPLITAQEFDAWFTDPEKSDRVRSVQFRIIAMSEHFPEKLEELQVILGDKGLGLISEIQVGKVEIPESESTSNLENKVNNHAYIVGFTPGYGIAGSERNFWALGLSAGTLRVLQLLTFLIYDESSCALMEQPEDSVHDGLLVKVIDVLKAYSHKTQLLCTTHSAGIMNSFDSTMIRLVSADERGLTNVNSLSESEVICAQQYLEDEGSLSEFLEGLQ